Proteins from one Syntrophales bacterium genomic window:
- a CDS encoding Maf family protein yields the protein MNGLFILASLSPRRNEMLTGLGLEFTVEASGVEENHLNGETPAEHALRLARTKAMVVAARHPGAWVLAADTIVVVDGTILGKPTDPENARAMLRRLSGREHRVITAFFIVGEGGARQITRAVESSVFFRDLDDDEIDWYVASDEPYDKAGGYAIQGKAASFVAEIRGSGTNVIGLPLAEVVQAMKRLNIVRFSG from the coding sequence ATGAACGGGCTATTCATACTTGCCTCCCTGTCGCCTCGTCGTAACGAGATGCTCACAGGACTGGGTCTTGAATTTACTGTCGAAGCAAGCGGCGTGGAAGAAAATCACCTAAACGGCGAGACCCCCGCTGAACACGCGTTGAGGCTCGCCCGGACGAAGGCGATGGTCGTTGCCGCCCGGCATCCCGGGGCGTGGGTTCTTGCCGCCGACACGATCGTCGTGGTAGATGGTACGATCCTGGGAAAGCCGACGGATCCCGAAAACGCCCGGGCAATGCTCCGGAGGCTCAGTGGTCGTGAGCACCGCGTCATCACCGCCTTTTTCATCGTCGGAGAAGGGGGAGCCAGGCAAATCACGCGGGCTGTCGAATCGTCGGTTTTCTTCAGAGACCTCGACGATGATGAGATCGACTGGTACGTAGCGAGTGATGAACCCTATGACAAGGCGGGCGGGTACGCCATTCAGGGCAAAGCGGCATCATTTGTGGCGGAAATCAGGGGGTCGGGTACCAACGTCATCGGCCTGCCATTGGCGGAAGTGGTTCAGGCAATGAAGCGTCTGAACATTGTCCGTTTTTCAGGATGA
- a CDS encoding YggS family pyridoxal phosphate-dependent enzyme produces the protein MPSIKDAVERVRETMAGAALRSGRDPADIRLVAVTKQVDDERISEALEAGVRIIGENYAQEAQRTFALLKDRDIEWHFIGRLQRNKAKYTVRFMDMIHSVDRIEVAREIDRRAEGVGRVMNILVAVNLAGEQSKSGVAGEETPELVRRLSVLKNLSIRGLMTMPPWSADPEAARPFFRSLRELRDRIDDEGIPGVSMKELSMGMSGDYAVAIEEGATMVRIGRAIFGERT, from the coding sequence ATGCCATCAATAAAGGATGCTGTCGAACGGGTCCGCGAGACCATGGCCGGCGCGGCCCTGCGTTCGGGGCGTGATCCCGCCGACATCAGACTCGTTGCAGTAACGAAGCAGGTCGACGATGAGCGGATCAGCGAGGCCCTCGAGGCCGGTGTCCGCATCATCGGCGAAAATTACGCTCAGGAGGCGCAGCGCACGTTCGCCCTTCTGAAAGACCGGGACATCGAGTGGCATTTTATCGGCCGCCTGCAGCGAAACAAGGCAAAGTACACCGTTCGGTTCATGGATATGATCCATTCCGTGGACAGGATCGAAGTAGCCCGGGAAATCGACCGACGCGCTGAAGGTGTGGGCCGTGTCATGAATATCCTCGTTGCAGTGAACCTGGCCGGAGAGCAGTCGAAAAGCGGTGTCGCCGGCGAGGAGACGCCGGAACTGGTCCGCCGGCTGTCGGTTTTGAAGAACCTTTCCATCCGCGGGCTCATGACCATGCCTCCCTGGTCGGCGGACCCTGAAGCGGCGAGGCCCTTTTTCAGGTCGCTCCGTGAGCTGCGGGACCGCATCGATGATGAGGGCATTCCCGGTGTGTCCATGAAAGAACTGTCCATGGGCATGTCCGGCGATTACGCCGTGGCAATAGAAGAAGGCGCCACCATGGTCAGAATCGGCCGGGCCATCTTTGGCGAGAGAACCTGA